In Methanomassiliicoccales archaeon, one DNA window encodes the following:
- a CDS encoding phosphoadenosine phosphosulfate reductase family protein, whose product MPARQKHGKVFSRWCESCGTILLGERCSSCGSQGRLFKISMPGDIRPAIGKSFELIRSLLERCFGAGSSIDGRLVFLNKVAGEDRADEIIVGGKVIGTLRFDLRSQDFILDITAEGATFLLSVAKKGILRLKNQYGHLKGKNLPGADLWPLMGEVREKDPLILISGGLVCAATAKAPSSSFYSSTKAVHVRDVGKAKDSWQAKPATWSDFVNANLDHLSALEAKAVSDIKSYVTGRGIPITLSFSGGKDSLACYGIAKSAGKSFQLLFVDTGLEFPETRAFVESFASKKREKILYASAEGAFWEHLKSFGPPAKDFRWCCKVCKLAPLTDLIENHFPKGTITIEGNRALESFSRARIRFVENNPFVPNQTILNPIREWRAAEVWAYIWWKGLDYNPLYDEDFERIGCYLCPSILASEWKNVSRLHPELHSQWNRWLEKWAEQHSVSHEYVRLGFWRWKVLPPKMRKLANEIGLQAPSHRADTLEMHIVKGISPCVNGGYSIEGIISTPSHGPFSRVGETLKVVGKSHISEDLGVAMARISDTTVKVFAGGQIIANSPSPVKAQKAFEMGAKAYLRAHLCTRCGICIKNCPVKAVRIDDGIAIDDKRCIHCTRCMEACVVAHYFDKLIGRKEAKSH is encoded by the coding sequence ATGCCTGCCCGCCAAAAGCATGGAAAAGTGTTCTCGAGATGGTGTGAAAGTTGTGGCACCATTCTCCTGGGGGAGCGCTGCTCATCATGTGGTTCACAAGGACGGCTTTTCAAGATCTCCATGCCAGGCGATATAAGGCCAGCGATAGGAAAAAGCTTTGAATTGATCCGTTCCCTCCTGGAAAGGTGCTTTGGGGCCGGCTCTTCCATCGACGGGAGGTTGGTTTTCCTCAATAAAGTAGCTGGAGAGGATCGTGCAGATGAAATAATAGTTGGGGGAAAGGTGATTGGCACATTGCGCTTCGACCTCCGCTCCCAGGATTTCATTTTGGATATTACTGCAGAAGGGGCGACATTTTTATTATCCGTGGCTAAAAAAGGGATTTTGCGATTGAAGAATCAATATGGTCATCTGAAAGGTAAGAATCTACCAGGTGCGGATTTATGGCCTTTGATGGGAGAGGTGCGAGAGAAAGATCCTCTCATTTTAATAAGTGGAGGGCTGGTTTGTGCCGCCACCGCGAAAGCACCCTCCTCCTCTTTCTATAGCTCCACGAAAGCTGTCCATGTCAGGGATGTAGGGAAAGCTAAAGATTCTTGGCAGGCTAAGCCGGCCACTTGGAGCGATTTCGTGAATGCAAACCTCGACCATCTGTCAGCGCTGGAAGCCAAGGCTGTAAGCGATATAAAATCTTATGTCACAGGCAGAGGTATACCTATTACATTGAGCTTCAGCGGAGGAAAGGACTCCCTTGCTTGCTATGGCATAGCCAAGTCGGCGGGGAAATCATTTCAGCTTTTATTCGTAGACACCGGTCTGGAATTTCCTGAAACCAGAGCCTTTGTGGAGAGCTTTGCGAGTAAGAAAAGGGAAAAAATACTTTATGCATCGGCAGAAGGTGCTTTTTGGGAACATCTTAAATCCTTTGGACCTCCCGCCAAGGATTTTCGTTGGTGCTGCAAGGTATGCAAATTGGCACCGTTGACAGATCTAATTGAGAATCACTTTCCCAAGGGAACCATTACCATTGAGGGCAACCGGGCACTTGAGTCCTTCTCTCGCGCAAGAATACGTTTCGTTGAAAACAATCCTTTCGTTCCAAACCAAACCATTCTCAATCCAATTAGGGAATGGAGAGCAGCAGAGGTGTGGGCGTATATATGGTGGAAAGGATTAGACTACAATCCTTTATATGATGAGGATTTTGAGAGGATAGGGTGCTATCTGTGCCCCTCTATTCTGGCAAGTGAATGGAAAAATGTATCGCGACTTCATCCAGAGCTTCATTCGCAATGGAACAGATGGTTAGAGAAATGGGCAGAGCAACACTCAGTAAGCCATGAATACGTTCGATTGGGGTTTTGGCGATGGAAAGTCCTACCTCCGAAGATGAGGAAGCTTGCTAATGAGATAGGACTTCAGGCGCCCTCGCATCGGGCTGACACTCTTGAAATGCACATCGTTAAAGGAATCAGCCCCTGTGTTAACGGTGGGTACTCGATAGAGGGGATCATTTCAACGCCATCGCACGGCCCTTTCAGTCGCGTCGGAGAAACGTTAAAGGTAGTGGGGAAAAGCCATATATCAGAAGATCTGGGAGTTGCAATGGCTCGGATAAGCGACACGACTGTCAAAGTCTTCGCGGGAGGGCAGATCATCGCCAATTCCCCCTCTCCCGTAAAAGCGCAAAAAGCATTCGAGATGGGTGCCAAAGCATATCTTAGGGCCCATTTATGCACCAGATGCGGAATATGCATCAAGAATTGTCCCGTGAAGGCCGTAAGAATCGATGATGGAATCGCGATAGATGACAAGAGGTGCATTCACTGCACTAGATGCATGGAGGCGTGTGTTGTGGCCCATTATTTCGATAAGCTCATAGGGCGCAAGGAAGCAAAAAGCCATTGA